The DNA segment gactgaatccgaaaacatttcttttgataaccttgacatagggttatccgactgtctcaaggcttgaatgtatgcgttaacttaccacataaatgtatgtatcaatgtaacatgcttttactttgcgaaacataactttttgatatattcaaaatactctgttttgtacattttctacatTTGGTTATGTGACAATACTTTATTTAgaatacataacatttgttgcACATTACTCGACTACATTTGGACTTTTTAACATTTGCCAAGGTTTATACAAGGACTTTTGACAAATTGGTTTAGACATAGACATTATACATTGATTGGTTGGTttgagtgacttaagtaacgagatgtgagtagtataatacaaacatggtaaatacgccgctggtactttttatatataagtgtttgtattatattacatatcatagcgttacTTAAATTATTCCTTtttgacttatacattttacacaagtaGCCCGTTTTCACAAGGCTTTGGTTTGCaatacagtttattttatacaactcattttacttggttattcatttaaccatacattattcttttatctatacatatcatttgattctatcacttttaaatgatttacaaaacaaaacaaaacaatttacaaggttcatgactgaatttcATTAAATAGTTCTTAAATCTAAAGTcgtgaatcctattttcacaaaacctatgtatctcacaggcatttttatgctgacgtacctattttcacatgtgttttcaggagcttttgcgtaggacgatgatcatgacactagggcggacctgtgccttagagacataaaatgaagatagacttagtttaactatgttatgtactcttggttttcatgtttaagacaatgttactctattgttgataaataaaacgtaactttgtatgccatggttgtgaaacaattaattctgttacaacatccccgacgtttccgccacgtttgattgttccacgtggtcggggtgtgacagtgagatccaataccatccaggtaaggcaaaCATAGTAGCAGATGCTCTAAGTAGAAAAGTGAAACCTCAACCAATAAGAATTCGTGCAACCAGAATAGAGGTTAAAACTAGTCTCTTAGATCAAGTTAAGAATACACAACAAGAAGCCTTAAACGAGAATCATATTGTAAAAGAAAGAATGATTGGGAGACTGCAGCTACTGACAATGGGAAATGATAATATCCTTAGGTTCAACAATagaatatgggttcctaattATGGAGGACGGCAGGATACAatcttagaggaagctcataagtctaagtattccattcaccctggcagtgacaagatgtataaggatttaaggagagattattggtggccaggaatgaagCGATCTATTGCCCATTATGTGGAAAAGTGCCTTACATGCCTTAAGgtgaaggcagaacatcaaaaaccctctggatacttgcaacaaccagagattccagaatggaaatgggagaaaatcaccatggattttatcacgaagCTCCCATGGTCAAGTCACAgttatgatactatttgggtaatagtggacagactgaccaagtctgcacacttcgtgCCAATTCGTGAGGACTATAAGATGAACAAGCTAGCTCAAATTTACATCAAAGAAATAGTCTCATGACATGGGGTGCCTGTATCGATCATATCagacagagatagtcgtttcacatctaaattctagcaaagtttccaacaagagttgggaaccaagcttaatctaagcactgcatatcatcctcagacggatgggcagagtgaacgaactattcagacattagaagatatgcttcgggcttgtgtaattgattttggtggaagttgggacactcattTAACACTCATCGAATtcgcctacaataatagctatcacgccagcatcaaagctgcaccttatgaagctttatacggaagaaAGTGCCGAACTCCTATCTGTTGGACGGAAGTAGGGGAAAGTCAACTATCAGGACCAAAAATCATTGTGGAAACCACAGAAAAGATCCAGCAAAtaaaagaaaggatgaaaagtgctcaagatcgacaaaagagttatgcagatcagAGGCGTAAACCCCTAGAGTTCTAACTAGGGGATAAAGtaatgcttaaggtatcacctctgAAAGGAGTGATTCGGTTTGGAAAAAAGGGAAAGTTGAAACCCCGATACATTGGGCCGTTTGAAGTAACAAGCAAAGTAGGACCAGTGGCTTATCGGCTAAAACTTCCAGAACAGCTGGCAGGAATACATAGTActtttcatgtatcaaatttaagGAAGTGCCTAGTGGACGAAGCCCAACAAATACCCCTAGAAGACGTACAGGTTGATGAAAAACTCAACTTCATTGAAGAACCACTACAAATCGAAGATAGGAAGGTTAAAAAGTTACGCAAGAAGGAAATCCcgttagtcaaagtcaagtggaacgcACGTCATGGACCCAACTTTATATGGGAACTAGAAAACATAATGAAAGATAAGTACCCTCATCTTTTTAAGTAatgacaaatttcgaggacgaaattttgtAAGGAGGGAAGGATGTAATACCCCGAACCTTAATGCGCTGGTTATAAAcatgtgaaatatgtaatttatatttcatatattgttaaaagagtaagatgattgtgtgaaaggtgaaatatcttgacaaaccttggctaatataggagacctttaatattaataattaaatatattattttatttaccttactccgtttttaatgaaacttaggttaaaacgtagatgaaaatatgcttgttctaatgacatattcatcgttttataaaacgtcatattttaaaagttatacaagaaaaacgagtgaagcacttgaattaatataactaagctagctagctagcacgtcaattGTCCCACATCGCCCAGATAGCcattgaggtgcttgcttgcttcacatatatataggagttaAATTGTAGAATTTTAGATACAACAAAATTTTAACGGGAACGCTCTATTATTGAGAATCCcgagtatacgataccccgttgggtgttgttagtagtcgtttttggagcacgagtaggagcaggagtagggaaactctacatcaacgtgtcgtagatagttttgaggtatactctcgtttaagtttatgtttagttatttattatttatttttagtacttaatactagttttattattagtaataatatattagtagtagtagtgttagtattattcttaggtactagggttattgccaggggcgggtattgggtagcctagccttagttaggcatggactgatcacccatgcttaaacaaggtagggttaaccaatatccaaccatgataatggctagttaggtgtaccattacctaacctaggattatgtaattgtgtcaggaccttgagacataacccagtCGTACTAGCGGCAgttaagcaattgctaatcaggtgagtcatcatacttgtcttttaaactgtgatagtatactcgtccataactggtaataatgagaatgttgcagtatgcatgtgtcagtaggggtatatgggatcctattatgcttaatgaggtgtgtcactctaggaagggtaataaggtgttgtacccacaggcacttcgtgcttataaggtccagcgacacacactcatacctatgtgacgACCGTAGGGGAacacagctggaggaccagtatgtctcttgtacggtggtttgtgacaagtcaaatgtgacctataaggttcaatgaggcccaacctgactataatgtggtcacatgcccatattgtgtatgcatataatgtaaattgtggtctgtctttataaaaattgtatagtatgaACTCACTagtatatatctgacgtcgttttgagtatactAATCTCAGGTGAATCatgaggaaagctataggaactacttgacagttgtggagttttaaaagatcaaggagttcttagttgccaaaagtttgtaaataaataaagtgttgtactcagactattataagttttaatgaaagtttagtttgtttccgctataagtgtatcaattgtgcacaatcacccgggttacggggtGGGTGTTACAGAAACAGCGTCCCGAACTCCAACGTCGATTTCTGGCGCCAGTGTAGAGTGCAACATTACAAGAGTTTTGCCATCAATGTCGAGTTTCTCATGATCTTCTTCAGTGTATTGCGACTCAGGCTTAGGTGCAGTAGTTCCCTGAGCTTCATTCACCACATAGGTGATCACTATTGGTCCGTTGCAGATGGACCTCCAAGCTTTTAGATCTTTGATTCTCATATACTGGATAAATCGAAATTTCCATTCCGAAAAGGATCCCCTCAATATCAGCCTAGGAATCCTGTTGTTGGTTCCAATTATGTTATCTAGATCCTGATTAATAGCAGCTTTTTCAGTCAATCCCAATTGGTTAGTTTGATCCATTTTTGAAAAGCAATTAAACGAATAAGTAACAGACAattttgtaacacccccaaaatcccacctgcggaagtcccgcgaggcgtgttacgcatcagagttcgagccaccaatcacattgaaccaatggtaaatacttaaataaaacataatatcaattcccaaaatgttgtgtagcggaagcttGTAAATAatcgtttagcaaatgtttcataataatacttaaaaccaatgtatcaaatgtaagttaatccaagagcttcgatccatgaccactccagcactcccagatagcaagtccatgttccaatcgttaatgacctacaagcatgcaaacaagtgtgtcagactacgctggtgagttcaaggttttgctaacgtgttgtgttaccagatgtatgttaatgtgatttcaatgttgcgttacgatgccgttcacgttagataccctagggagtgtgcccatatgtatccggggagtgtgaaccccttaacgaccgatgctATGTTGTCttcgctagataccctagggagtgtgcccatatgtatccgaggagtgtgcctctaacaaccatagcgatacccagataattagttcacgcccgtccttacggcccggtgtgaggtttcccacctaatagcgctatcaactaattaccccattgccctccaggcaatccgatgatagatcccatgttcaataaccaaaaccgattaagttgtttacccaaagtttcccttccaaaggtttactagttgtcccaaaccaccgggacgcatgcttgagaaaatgcaatgaactcacctgggattgctcggtatgatacatgAAAGGTctagttaagctacaatgtgatcaaccacgtcctagcatgtttatcatacaaacgtattcaagtattgcacgtatgttctacacgtatcgtaacaagttgtgtacaagtattgaccattgcattcacgtataagcatagcaGTTCAACAGTAGCTTCAGAAAACAAAGTCCAAATATGCGGCCCAATCAGATGGactcgtaacagtgtgcaggcccaatGACAAAGTGTACAtgtaaatggtctcgagtcgaga comes from the Helianthus annuus cultivar XRQ/B chromosome 4, HanXRQr2.0-SUNRISE, whole genome shotgun sequence genome and includes:
- the LOC118491526 gene encoding uncharacterized protein LOC118491526, with product MLKVSPLKGVIRFGKKGKLKPRYIGPFEVTSKVGPVAYRLKLPEQLAGIHSTFHVSNLRKCLVDEAQQIPLEDVQVDEKLNFIEEPLQIEDRKVKKLRKKEIPLVKVKWNARHGPNFIWELENIMKDKYPHLFK